ATGATAGTATTTTCTGCAGTAGTACGTGCCAATTTGTTCGATATCAAATCTCTTTCTCTTCTATATTTTCTCTTtgacacaaaataaaataaatcgaaaacGGAAGAAACGCACGACTACGTTGGCTCTTCAACGAATCGGGTATCACATCTTCACAATGTTTGCTCGTTTCGCTGTTATTGTATCTTCACCTGAAACGGTCGGATTATGCGATGTATATCATTCGAAATGTGCTCTTGGTGCTGAATATGGTCAGAATATGTTTGTTCTTGTTGAAAAATGCTATATACACTTGGTGTCAGCAGTATACGTTCCTCTGAGGCTAGTTGAAAAAGTAACATGGAAAAAGGTTTCAGTTATTGACatacattttgtattatttttaacttttaaatttattaaataaagtgaacAATTTGTCTTTAGATCAtatcctttaaaaaataaataatagtttttctttgaaatttaaaaatgaaattcaaaagacgacacatattttaaaatattcaaaaaactcTCAAAACTACACATGCACGTTTCTAATAGCTTGTAGGGTACCCACGAAGTTTCAACAATTCATATTAGCCTCGTTGTAGCCTCTTTCCTCCAAGAAATGTTATTTCCTTCgatacaaaaaatgcaaaagttgcTTTCATCCGAAAAAATAACCTTTCCCAAAGTTCTAGAGGCTTGTTGCTAAAGGTCATTTTTGAACGCAATGCTTTTTTGACTGTTTATGTGTTAAGGCTCTGCTAGCAGTTGAAGcattaatacaattttgaaatctaTTCCTTATTGGCAGCCGCCATAGCtgattgggttggtgcgtgagtaccattcggaagtacgtagagtcgaatctccgtgcatgaaatataTATGGGGTATTCTTTCTCAACGGGAGACCCCTAtccatccaaaaatgtttttgacctagagagttctaatagggcttaaaatttagctctttttatcttcttttcaaTGCAAAGTggccaaaaacgaaattcaagttggctcatttaatatggctaaaaatgtaatcaaaattcattaaattcattctaataacctatgccaaaaaaattcatttcaacggaaagagttgtacgaggtctcaaaatttagctaataaagtttactttaaaatacaaaatgaaaaatttaaaaattcaaaatggcggatccaatatggcggacggatttttgaaaaaactcatgAGTTCGCGTGAAACTCGCTACTCGGGGGTTTTTtgggtcgctgattacaaatctggtgttagatttccaaatttcaaaatggcggatccaatatggcgaatgatttgtcaaaaatatttttaatttacattgaaTTTGTGTCTTGAAGGATTTTGTGACATTAAAAAtccacaataaaaattatagctGTTTAGATACAATTGACAATTGACAATTgacaattttacatttttttttacaaattaattgaagttggtttgtttttttgatacCTAATAGATTTGGAAACAGTTCCAATCATAACATTTTTGGTGTGTCGTGACATATCCcttgttttactttttgatcGCTACCATATGGCTGTAAAGGTGATTTTTCATAAACATAACACTTTTGAATCTTTGCTTAATAACTTCATAAATATCTTCTTGATTAAGTTGAAACTAtcggtttttaattaatttaaataaaaaatttatttataacaattcatcctgaatttttttttttagctgaagTTAAGAATTTGACGAGTTTTTTGAGGTTTAGTTCGTTATTTTCATTGAAACCCAGGCAATTCTTTGATAAATTCATGTAAAAATGACAAGTGATGGAAAATCAGTGGAACCAATTAACAATGCTActgttaaatttatattataaaacaatataatttgCGAGTTTTTATAATGTCTTACCTCCGGTTTTACTTGaaataagcatttttaaaaatatatgtcaaTAAGATATTATCACTCAGCAGTTGAATAATAAGATAACCATCGCTAATTTTGGttatcttatttttaaaaatagttttttctttctaCCTACATAATTAATTTTCACGGATATATAAAGAATTATTTATATACCATTATGCCCTAACCCCCACATACCATACTAATATACAATTCATCATATCTATGTCATATGTCGAACAAGTCTATTGACTTGTTTGCTTtcgagaaatttttaatatactatGATCTTGCCTTACCTTTACCGGTTGGAACAAAAATATTCTTGCCTTAACTGTCAGGAAAATGATTTTGTCTTACCCTTGCTGGTTGGACCAAAACTAGTCTTGCCTTAACTGTCTGGACCTTAGCTatccatattggatccgccttcttaaattttttgaaactaacAAAAGATTCGTAATCATCGACTAAAAAACCCTTGAGTAACGAGTTTCATGcgaattcatgaattttttcaaaaatccgtccgccatattggatccgccattttgaatttttaatatatatatataaatatatataaatgcgaaTGTCTGTACTCTGTTACTCAATACCGCCTAAACTACACaacggaataaaaaaaaatatatatacatatatgccgttcggagtcggcttgaaactgtaggtccctccatttgtggaacaacatcaacacgcacaccacaaataggaggaggagctcggccaatcacctacactcaaacaattttattggTAAAACTAACCGAAAAACTATGTTAAAACGGCTCCAACCTATAACTATGGGTGAAACCAACCAATAGAAAATAGTTAGCAACCCTTACTGAAGTTGtggttaaaaattgttaattttaccaaaaaaaatggtTGAAATTTAACAATGTGAAATTGGTTAACTTAACCACAAAAGTAGGTTCGTATGGCTCCAACctataaaaattggtaaaattaaCTTATATTAATAGTAATGCCCACCTAACCACAAAAGTTGGTAAAAACTAatgtaaaaattgtaatataaccacaaaaattgtagaattaactatttttactgttacattactataaaaaattgtattgttacTGAAGTTGTGGTacataaacaattaaaattgtCAAAGTACTATTTATACTGTAATCCTACAATATAAATTGTGTGATAACAATATTAATTGTTTAGTATTACCACAATTAtagatacaataaaatttttttagaatagttATTATACAATTAGAATCTTTATAGTTACATTTCTACTCTATATCGTTTTGATTTAAACATCAACGCTGTAAAGGTAAAAacagtatttgtattttattcaggaaaatttattttgttttttttaaatggattgtagtaaaaataattcacaaaaaGTAACAATGTtggagattttttttaagttatcccTAACAGTCTTTAAGTTAACGttttaaacataaatatataagtgtacgtacaattaaaaaaaaggttaaatcaGAACCTTATACAAATCTCTTCGAGCTTTTTTAATGTAGTTTTAATCACAAGTTTTCAGTTTTATaactaaattataattattcagTAATCTCTCTCAGAtacctttatataaaaaaaagtacattaaatttttttttcaggaaaACTAAACATACttaatttgtaaaaacaatATGTAGCATAGTAAAAGCTTTTaaaccatatttttaattatccaTAACAgtcttaacaaaaattatatggcGTTTGCATTATTCGTTTTGCACAAAACATCTTTTAAAAAATGATCGAATGTTTTTAAAACCCCtatgtttttaaaatgttttttaaatgacCCCTGAAAATGGTGACTGCAATGTACACAAAAGAAGGTGCTTGAAGATGTCAAATTATGTAAAACTTTAAAGTGGATTGCAAGAAAATtcacattttgaaaaacttgttcACACAAAAAGCACGATACCATATTGaattattatacatacatatatgtacgcttATTGACAAAGTTTTCTTAACATATTATTTAAGATCGTTAATTAAACACAGTACATTTGGGGATGCTTTGTCGCCTTCTAAATTTAtcgaataaaaatacttttgaacAAACAACCAAAATTCTAAGCTATCACTGGGGTATTTTAAATGAAGGACATGAAATGTCTTAAAGCAAGTATCAAACGCACTCAAAAAACAGGGCATCTCATATTTGATTTCATCAaagtaaacataaaatttagCGTCACATAAATTATAGCCAACTGCAATAATTATTGGTTGTAAGGTCTCACCGCGATCATAAAGGGAAGTCTTCAGCTTGTTTAAACAGTTTTCAACATCATTTGCCGTAACAACATGAAGAATAAACGACATCTGCGAATCTTTGATAGTAGACCGGTAAATCTTTCTTGCGGTATTTGcttttcgttttattgttgGACGCAGCAAAACATGAAGCAGTAGTGCAATGATCTGTTCTGAACCTATGTATATGTTTAGAAATAGTAaagatatgtaaatataaataaatatatgtttgaGTAAATGCCTTGACAAACCTTTTTCTTGTGATTTTATTGTTTCCAATTGTTGCAAGTGCGCCGGATCCGTCAACTTTGTTTTTAGCAGTGGGATAATTTTGAGATTAAAGGTCTTCCATTTATCGACGATGGATGTGGAATGTGGATGCAAATAACTAAAATCGATTTGAATCTAAAAATAGATTGATACTGTTACTATATATTGTACTATGGTAATtcgtaaaatttggaaaacattCAAATTTTTGTAGGAGTTGCCCTATTTATAATTATCATAAGCACTTTACTTACCGGGTTATACCCCAATGAATGTGAAAAGAGCTTCCAATTTTGTAAGACTTCAAAAATTCTGTTTTGTGTACCGTTTGTGTTTAGAATTTCTTGTCTTCGTTTTTTAAAACACTTTGACCATTTTTCTGCACGTCATTCCACGGCACCGTAAAAATTTTTAGCCAATCTTGAGCCTTTACAATTTCTAAGGaataaatcaaaatgtttaTAATGGTACACATAAGACGTAGAAAAATTCGGCTTCAGTATACCTGTTTCTTCTCCACAGTTAGAAATATCGGCTTTTGGAGATTCACCACCTATATTgcttttttcataaacaaattcaCCCGTTCTCTTTAAACGTTTTGCAGTATTATAATATTTGTCATACAATCTTCCTGAGGGCCGCGatccaattaaattaaaataaattgcctATGTAGAAAATatccaaataaaaatatcaaaatatcgttttaaataaaatacaaacctTGTCATCATTAAATGTTTCttcaattttaatagaaatgtgCTCAAattcttttcttccaagttttattttatgtctCAAGTGCCAAGTTACTATAGAATCTATTAGAATTTTACGTGCTGCGTCGTTCAGTTTTCCAGTTTCTTTGGAAGTCTGATTGACATAGTATCCATTTGGATGACTCCCCAATACCGATTGaatattctaaattttgaatgtaaattgaAATACTTTACAGTGAGtaagatttaatttaatgtaatttaaattttagtatagtacGATACTAAGAAGAAATCAAgcttataaatttgtatgcaaaaaaattctggggtttagaaaaaagaattgccaaaaatcaggTAATTGTTTTAGCGGCTTAAGTAATAGTAGGCTTTTAAGTAATAGTAccttattataccaaaatttaacaaGCTACAAAATTGCATACTCGAAGTTTAACTTAcactatttattgtatttattattatttattatttacattttttattgtattcgtGAATGAATACTTTTACTAGGAATTTGCGAACTTGTTTTAGAATAAGTAATTTTTCGTGAATATTGCAATTTTATGATGCACAATTTCTTTTGACGTTCACTGtagatatttgcatatttatatactcACAATGGAGCCGCGGTACCCATTAGgatcgtgaataactttagaagAAGAGCTTGTTGATTGACTGCAGTTTAAATATTGTGAATTTTCCACGTCTTCCAGGAAAGTCGTGTCTACAGATATTGTATCGCAGGCTTTGACATCAGAATATCCCTTAAATAGAAAAGTTGTATTTTGTTTAccgaataaaatacaaattttatgtttgTACTTACATTTGCGATTTTCCATTGCTGAAGCTTGAAACGAAACTCCACTTTTTCTCCTAACTTACGTTCCCGGAATAAGTATGTCAAGTCCTGCTCTTCCAAATATCTTAGCCGTTCAAGTGTTATAGATTCATCTACGATTTGTTAAAATATTACACATTTACTTaataagtttatttcatttacaaaCAGAAATCGATCCATGCATTTATTTTCACACTTTATAATATaaagcaacaacacaaccaAAGCCAAATAACGGAATGGTTGCATGACGCCGTTTCACCagcatttttgttaatttacaaaagttatttttaataaacctaCCTTTTAATGTTTGTAAAATGTAGCTGAATCCCCAAGAGTCTAATAAAGATTCCAGTCCGTCCTTTTCTGCAGAttccaaaatattattttccatttttataacttgCACACACAATTTACATTCAACCGGCTTGCTCAAAGttttcaaccaactgattgcagCGAGCGTCGGCGAAGTTCCTttacaaacaataacaacagcaacaacatggtCCGCTTCTATTATTGCAatcgtttattttttaactgctgTATCAATGGTTACTTTAACACAAGGAATAGTAGTGGAACAATTTGCCACTGTCAAAATAACCTATTGAAATTGTTAAAAGGCATTTGCAGGGAGAAATATTTTAACTGATTGGTACTGGTATAATTAACCAAGGTTTATGgttgatttagttttttttcaaatgtacaattttattgtaaaattaaccaAATAAGATCAGTTAAATCACACTAACAAAAtaacattagaaaaaaaatacgatTTACGTAGGTTAATTTTACTGAACAAATAGTAAGTGAAGAAagtaacaatttttgaattggttaaTTCTACCATATTTGTTGGTaaggaaacaacaacaaaatgtaaggaaaattttaactttttcaaacaG
The Anastrepha ludens isolate Willacy chromosome X, idAnaLude1.1, whole genome shotgun sequence DNA segment above includes these coding regions:
- the LOC128870437 gene encoding uncharacterized protein LOC128870437; protein product: MENNILESAEKDGLESLLDSWGFSYILQTLKDESITLERLRYLEEQDLTYLFRERKLGEKVEFRFKLQQWKIANGYSDVKACDTISVDTTFLEDVENSQYLNCSQSTSSSSKVIHDPNGYRGSIVSI